ATTCCGGGACGTGAACCCCTCCACGCGCCGGTGGTCCGACGGCTGGTGGTCGTCCGACTACAGCAGGAGCGGCTGGTGTCCGGGCGACCGTGTGCCGCCGAGGCTCATCGATCTCTCGGGTGTCCTGGAGCCCGGTGAGCACACGCTGACGTTCACCGTGGAGGACGTCCGGCCGAAGGACGACGCCGGCCACTACGGCTACTGGCGCGTCTCGGCCGCGCTTCTTGGCTGGAACGAGTGAGGAGAGCATGGCCCTCGTCCGGAGCAGCAGGAACCCCATCCTGACGCGCGCGGACATACCGGACGTGCCGCCGGAGGTCGTGGACGCGACCTCGGTCTTCAATCCGGGGGCGGCGCGGCGCGGGAACGATGTCGTGCTGCTGCTGCGTGTCCAGACGCGCGGCCGCGTGACGCACTGCATGGTCGCGCGGAGCGGCGACGGCGAGCGATTCACGGTCGAGCCGCGGATCGTTGAGCTTCGCGGCATCGAGGATCTCGAAGAGCAGGTCTACCACGTCTACGACCCGCGCATCACGCGCCTCGACGGCTCCTACTACATCACACTCGCGCTCGATGTCGACGCCGGATGCCGGTCGGGACTCGCGCGGACCGATGACTTCGAGACCTTCGAGTTCCTCGGTGTCACCGGGGACGCGGACGTTCGGAACGTCGTTTTGTTTCCGGAGCGGGTCGGCGGCAGGTATCTCCGATTGGCGCGCCCGAACACGGTCGGCATCTCGGGCGACACGATTCGTCTCGAGGAGTCAAACGACCTGATGTCGTGGCGTCCCGCGGGCGATGTCATGACGGGACGACCGCATTACTGGGACGAGCTCATCGGCCCCGGCCCACCACCCGTGAAGATGCGCGAGGGGTGGCTCCTCGTCTATCACGGCGTGGCGACACACCTCTCTTCGGCGCACATCTACCAGGCCGGTGCGGTCCTGCTCGACCTCGACGATCCGTCCCGCGTCATCGCGCGGACACGCGAGAATGTCCTTGAGCCCCGCGAGCTCTACGAGCACGTCGGTCAGGTCCCGAACGTCGTTTTCCCGACCGGGCTGGTGGTCGATGTCGACGTGGACGGCTTCGCGAAGCCCGACGCCCCCGCTCACATCTACTACGGCGCCGCCGACCTCTGCGTCGCTCTCGCGACCGGGACCATCTCCGACCTCCTCGCCGCCTGCCGCACCTGACGGAGGACTCCATGTCGACCGCTCCACGGAAGGTGTTCGTCGTCTCGCACACGCACTGGGACCGCGAGTGGTACCTGACGTTCCATGAGTTCCGTACGCTGCTCGTGCGGACCGTGCGCCGCGTGCTCGACCGGCTCGAGAACAACGCTTCCTTCGAACACTTCGTGCTCGACGGGCAAACGGTCATCCTCGATGACTACCTCGAGATCCACCCTGAGGACCGCCCGCGCGTCGAGCGACTCGTCCGGGACGGCCTGCTCTCGCTGGGGCCGTGGTACGTGCTGCCAGACGAGTTCCTCGTGAGCGGAGAGGCCCTCGTGCGGAACCTCCTCGTCGGTCACCGGGTCGCGGGTTCGTTCGGCGGCATCCTGAAGGTCGGGTACCTCCCGGACACGTTCGGGCATGTGGCGCAGATGCCGCAGATCCTCGCTCGGTCCGGCATCGACTCGTTCGTCTATACGAGGGGAAGCGGGGAGGAACTGGACGACCTCGGGCTCGAGTACCTCTGGCGAGCGCCGGACGGAAGCGAGGTCCTCGCCGTGAACCAGCACGGCGGCTACTGCAACGCCGGCGGCCTCGGGCACGAGGAGATCTGGCAGGCGCACACGCGGCGCGAGGTGAGTGTCGAACGCGCGGTCGACAAGGTGCGGGAGCTCTTCTCGAAGATGGCCGAGCGCTCGAACGGCGACGTCTGGCTGCTGAACAACGGCTGCGATCACTTCCCGCCGCAGGCGAAGTTCGGAGAGATCCTCGAGGCGCTTCGGGCCGCGTTCCCCGGGACCGAGTTCATCCACACGGGGTTCGACGCGTTCGTCGAGGAACTCCGCAGGAGCGGGGCGGCGACGAAGAGCTGGTCCGGAGAGCTTCTCTCGGGGAAGGAGCACCCGATCCTGACGGGCGTGTGGTCCGCCCGCATGGAGCTCAAGCAGCAGAACGACGCTGCGCAGTCCTTTCTGGCCGACTATCTGGAGCCGCTTGCGTCGTACACGCACTTCGTGCACGGACGGGAGTACCCGGCGGGTTCGGTCGACTACGCATGGAAGGAGCTCTTGAAGAACCAACCGCACGACTCCATCTGCGGGTGCAGCACCGACGCGGTCCACCGCGACATGGTCCCGCGCTTCGCCGCGGTCCGGGAGACGGCGCAGCAGGTTCTCCGGTACGAGCTCGAGCACCTGACGCCGACCTTCGCGCGGCGGGCCGAGGACGACCACGAGACGGTCATCGTCGTCGCGAACCCGCTGCCTGTCGTGCGCACCGAGGTCGTCACGCGGCTCGTCGTGCTCCAGCCGCCCGGCGTGGACGTCTCGCGTCTCGAGCTGCGGGACGAGAGCGGGCACA
This is a stretch of genomic DNA from Candidatus Effluviviaceae Genus V sp.. It encodes these proteins:
- a CDS encoding glycosidase, whose protein sequence is MALVRSSRNPILTRADIPDVPPEVVDATSVFNPGAARRGNDVVLLLRVQTRGRVTHCMVARSGDGERFTVEPRIVELRGIEDLEEQVYHVYDPRITRLDGSYYITLALDVDAGCRSGLARTDDFETFEFLGVTGDADVRNVVLFPERVGGRYLRLARPNTVGISGDTIRLEESNDLMSWRPAGDVMTGRPHYWDELIGPGPPPVKMREGWLLVYHGVATHLSSAHIYQAGAVLLDLDDPSRVIARTRENVLEPRELYEHVGQVPNVVFPTGLVVDVDVDGFAKPDAPAHIYYGAADLCVALATGTISDLLAACRT
- a CDS encoding peptide-N-glycosidase — encoded protein: FRDVNPSTRRWSDGWWSSDYSRSGWCPGDRVPPRLIDLSGVLEPGEHTLTFTVEDVRPKDDAGHYGYWRVSAALLGWNE